The following are from one region of the Corylus avellana chromosome ca1, CavTom2PMs-1.0 genome:
- the LOC132188155 gene encoding endoribonuclease Dicer homolog 3, with amino-acid sequence MHSAEKQTQTHNPLKRSCSYMNDSSPDMGLNPPDDPSLQKSPSSPNAKNYIPRRYQLKVFEVAKRRNTIAVLDTGAGKTMIAVLLIKDIAEAIKSGDRKKLVIFLAPTVHLVNQQFEYIKISTSLQVGEYYGAKGVDEWSLKCWEKEINEHDVLVMTPQIFLDALRKAFLSLETVCLMIIDECHRATGNHPYTKIMKEFYHKSIDKPKIFGMTASPVVRKGVSSTMDCEGQISELESILDSQVYTVEDRTEMEVYVPSAKETCRFYDQALFPGLGLKEKIEALWSKFDASLSESQGLLQSSYKDTDDKFKMLRKRLSNDHAKILYCLDELGLLCAYEAVKVCLENVRNTKEECEVYRACSLRCKYFLEEVLCIIGESFSDGDRNLLDSGSDYSKAVVLGCVSPKLLELLQIFQSFGGAEQVLCLIFVERIVTAKVIERFVKKVSYLSHFTVSYLTGSNTSTDSLAPKMQKEALESFRSGKVNLLFATDVVEEGIHVPNCSCVIRFDLPKTVRSYVQSRGRARQNNSQFVVMLERGNAKQRNQLFDILRSERSMTDTAMNRDPDVSIQKACSIEDTNAYYVDGTGASVTADSSVNLVHRYCAKLPGDKYFAPKPNFHFSCIEGSYKCKMTLPPNAAFQTIDGPLSRNSHLAKQLVCLEACKKLHQMGALDAHLLPSIEEPSEKDLIVKSKESGSGAGTTKRKELHGTTCIRALSGTWGEQIDGASFQAYKFDFRCNIPGELYSGFVLLIETELDDDVGNIEFELYLVSKMVKSSVSFCGQVHLDSEQMIKAKCFQEFFFNGLFGRLLVGSKSGAQREFLLQKETKSLWSPSKMYLLLPLEEFNTSTPEPCKINWTGINSCISAVEILKKRSVLSAVPGETVKLSPCRNSSFETECNSDNVVHFANCLVDINNLKDMVVLAIHTGKIYSVVMAVNNTSAESPFDGITGTAPSEYATFAEYFNKKYGIALIYPGQPLLRLKQSHNPHNLLVNFDDEGAKGKTLEAGVLIKKPQMHVHMPPELLIRIDVSRQVLRSFYLLPSVMHRLESLMLASQLRKEIDCCSSNFHISSTLILEALTSLRCCENFSMERLELLGDSILKYAVSCHLFLKYPEKHEGQLTARRSWAVCNATLHKLGIDHKLQGYIRDSAFDPRRWVAPGQHSLRPVPCKCRVDTLEVPLDGKFQTEDPKVVVGKCCDRGHRWMVSKTIADCVEALIGAYYIGGGLVAALHMMKWLEIDAELDPSLVNEAIAVVSLRSYVPKANEIATLESKLRYEFSAKGLLQEAITHASEQEVGVGYCYQRLEFLGDSVLDLLITRHLFQSHTDIDQGELTDLRSASVSNENFAQVAVRHNLHQHLQHCSGLLLSQITEYVKCISEPHTGRSLQGPKGPKALGDIVESIAGAILIDTKLNLDEVWRIYEPLLSPIVTPDKLELPGPRKLNELCDSLGYFIKEKCIQKGDMVHVELKLQLKDDLLVGEGYERSRKAAKGEAACHLLKELENRGISCSRKKRKLESDHARDSPALDLEIDVCNQTTDEIFLEPIINRKQETNEVQLPAEPSGVSSPASECSKKAGSPDNGTPVIPPINMKKGGPRTCLYVLCKKVQWPMPTFKSTEKKSSTPIEFGEGSEIRTGFNSYVSRIILHIPKYGSLECTGDARADKKSSLDSAALAMLYELEQQGKLVISGS; translated from the exons ATGCATTCCGCGGAGAAGCAGACTCAGACCCATAATCCTCTTAAGCGGAGTTGCAGTTACATGAACGACTCCAGCCCTGACATGGGTCTCAACCCTCCTGATGATCCTTCTCTTCAAAAGTCACCCTCTTCCCCCAATGCCAAGAACTACATACCCAGAAG GTACCAATTGAAGGTGTTTGAAGTTGCAAAGAGGAGGAACACAATCGCAGTGTTGGATACAGGTGCTGGCAAAACGATGATTGCCGTTTTGCTTATCAAAGACATAGCTGAAGCTATTAAGTCAGGTGACCGTAAGAAGTTGGTTATTTTCTTGGCTCCCACGGTTCATCTTGTTAATCAg CAATTTGAGTATATCAAAATAAGTACAAGTTTGCAAGTGGGAGAGTATTATGGAGCCAAGGGGGTTGATGAATGGAGTTTAAAGTGCTGGGAGAAGGAAATTAATGAGCATGAT GTACTAGTTATGACACCCCAGATTTTTTTGGATGCACTAAGAAAGGCATTCTTGAGCCTAGAAACAGTATGCTTGATGATTATTGACGAATGTCATCGTGCTACTGGTAATCATCCttatacaaaaataatgaag GAGTTCTATCACAAATCTATTGACAAGCCAAAGATTTTTGGAATGACAGCATCCCCTGTAGTTAGAAAAG GTGTCTCATCCACCATGGACTGTGAGGGTCAAATATCAGAACTTGAAAGTATCTTGGATTCCCAG GTGTACACTGTTGAAGACAGGACGGAGATGGAAGTATATGTGCCCTCGGCAAAAGAAACGTGTAGATTTTATGACCAAGCACTGTTCCCTGGTTTgggtttaaaagaaaaaatagaagccTTGTGGTCCAAG TTTGATGCTTCCTTGTCAGAGTCGCAAGGGTTGTTGCAAAGTTCTTACAAAGACACAGACGACAAATTTAAGATGCTGCGAAAGCGGTTGTCCAATGACCATGCAAAGATTTTGTATTGTCTTGATGAGCTTGGACTCTTGTGTGCTTATGAG GCTGTGAAAGTCTGTCTAGAGAATGTCCGGAACACCAAAGAAGAGTGTGAAGTTTACAGAGCATGTTCCTTGCGGTGTAAATATTTTCTTGAGGAAGTCTTGTGTATAATTGGAGAATCTTTCTCAGACG GTGATAGAAATCTTCTGGATTCAGGGTCTGATTATTCAAAGGCAGTAGTTTTGGGTTGTGTATCTCCTAAATTACTTGAACTTCTTCAAATCTTCCAATCGTTTGG AGGAGCAGAGCAAGTACTGTGCCTCATATTTGTTGAAAGAATTGTTACAGCTAAGGTTATTGAGAGATTCGTGAAGAAAGTTAgctatttatctcattttacaGTTTCATATTTGACTGGGAGTAATACATCAACCGACTCGCTGGCACCAAAAATGCAAAAGGAGGCCTTGGAGTCATTTCGCTCTGGGAAG GTCAATTTACTATTTGCCACTGATGTAGTTGAGGAGGGAATTCATGTGCCAAACTGCTCCTGTGTGATACGTTTTGACCTGCCCAAGACAGTCCGTAGTTACGTCCAATCTCGGGGACGAGCTCGACAGAATAATTCTCAATTTGTCGTGATGCTGGAGAG GGGAAATGCGAAACAAAGGAATCAACTGTTTGACATACTCAGGAGTGAGCGTTCAATGACAGACACAGCCATGAATAGAGACCCTGATGTATCCATTCAGAAAGCATGTAGTATTGAGGACACAAATGCATATTACGTGGATGGGACCGGGGCGTCTGTTACTGCAGATTCTAGTGTCAATCTTGTTCATCGATATTGTGCAAAACTCCCTGGTGACAA GTACTTTGCGCCAAAGccaaattttcacttttcatgtATTGAAGGGTCTTATAAGTGTAAAATGACATTACCTCCTAACGCGGCTTTTCAAACCATAGATGGTCCCTTGAGTAGGAATTCTCATTTAGCAAAGCAGCTTGTGTGCTTGGAAGCATGTAAGAAGTTGCATCAAATGGGTGCTTTGGATGCTCATCTTCTCCCATCCATTGAAGAGCCTTCTGAGAAAGATCTCATTGTAAAAAGCAAAGAATCAGGTTCAGGTGCTG GAACAACAAAGAGGAAGGAGTTACATGGGACAACTTGCATTCGTGCACTATCTGGCACATGGGGTGAACAAATTGATGGAGCCAGTTTTCAGGCCTATAAATTTGACTTTCGCTGTAATATTCCTGGTGAGCTGTATTCTGgatttgttcttttgattgagACAGAGCTTGATGATGACGTGGGAAATATTGAGTTTGAACTTTACTTGGTCTCAAAGATGGTTAAGTCTTCTGTATCTTTTTGCGGGCAAGTGCATTTGGATTCGGAACAG ATGATCAAAGCAAAGTgctttcaagaatttttttttaatggtttgtTCGGGAGACTCTTGGTTGGATCCAAATCTGGAGCACAGAGAGAATTTTTACTtcagaaagaaacaaaatcacTATGGAGCCCATCCAAAATGTATTTACTTCTACCTCTTGAAGAATTCAACACTTCAACTCCTGAACCTTGCAAAATAAACTGGACAGGAATCAACTCTTGTATTTCTGCGGTTGAAATTCTGAAAAAAAGGTCAGTGTTGAGTGCTGTGCCTGGTGAGACAGTAAAGTTATCACCTTGTAGAAACAGTTCATTTGAAACAGAATGCAACAGCGATAATGTTGTCCACTTTGCTAATTGTTTGGTCGACATAAACAACCTCAAAGATATGGTAGTTTTGGCAATTCACACTGGAAAAATCTATTCTGTTGTTATGGCTGTGAATAATACATCTGCAGAGAGTCCTTTCGATGGAATCACTGGCACTGCTCCATCGGAATATGCAACTTTTGCTGAGTACTTCAACAAAAA GTATGGAATTGCACTTATCTATCCGGGACAGCCTTTGTTGCGGTTAAAGCAAAGTCATAATCCACACAACCTTCTTGTGAACTTTGATGATGAAG GAGCTAAAGGTAAGACATTGGAAGCTGGTGTGCTTATCAAAAAGCCACAAATGCATGTTCATATGCCACCTGAGCTTTTAATCAGAATTGATGTTTCCAGACAAGTTTTGAGATCATTTTACTTACTACCATCTGTGATGCACCGTCTGGAATCCCTGATGTTGGCCAGCCAGCTTAGAAAAGAGATTGATTGTTGCTCTAGCAACTTTCATATTTCAAGCACATTG ATTCTAGAAGCTCTTACATCGCTAAGATGTTGCGAGAATTTTTCAATGGAGCGTTTGGAATTGCTTGGGGATTCAATTCTAAAGTATGCTGTGAGCTGTCACCTCTTTCTTAAATATCCTGAGAAACATGAAGGACAACTAACTGCTCGACGCTCATGGGCTGTTTGTAATGCAACACTCCATAAGTTGGGAATAGATCACAAGTTACAG GGATATATACGTGACAGTGCATTTGATCCTCGTCGTTGGGTTGCTCCAGGACAGCATTCTCTACGGCCTGTTCCTTGTAAATGCAGGGTTGATACTCTAGAAGTGCCTTTGGATGGAAAATTCCAAACTGAAGACCCAAAAGTTGTGGTTGGAAAGTGCTGTGATAGGGGTCATAGATGGATGGTTTCAAAAACTATAGCTGATTGTGTTGAAGCCCTTATTGGAGCATACTACATTGGCGGTGGATTAGTTGCTGCACTTCATATGATGAAATGGCTTGAAATTGATGCTGAACTTGATCCCTCATTAGTTAATGAAGCAATTGCTGTTGTATCTCTACGATCCTATGTCCCAAAAGCTAATGAGATTGCAACCCTAGAGTCAAAGCTTCGGTATGAATTTTCTGCCAAGGGTCTTTTACAAGAGGCCATAACACATGCATCTGAGCAAGAAGTAGGAGTTGGCTACTGTTATCAG AGGCTGGAATTTCTTGGTGACTCGGTGTTGGATCTGCTTATTACACGGCACCTCTTTCAGAGCCACACAGATATTGATCAAGGCGAGTTGACTGACTTGCGCTCAGCTTCAGTTAGCAATGAAAATTTTGCTCAAGTGGCTGTAAGACACAACCTTCACCAGCATCTTCAGCACTGCTCAGGTTTACTGCTAAGTCAGATAACAGAATATGTGAAGTGTATTTCTGAGCCTCATACCGGCAGATCACTCCAAGGCCCAAAGGGTCCTAAG gCTCTTGGAGATATTGTGGAAAGTATTGCAGGGGCAATACTAATTGACACGAAGCTTAATCTTGATGAAGTGTGGAGAATATATGAGCCACTATTGTCTCCAATTGTGACCCCTGATAAACTCGAACTACCTGGACCGCGTAAACTGAATGAATTATGTGATTCTCTTGGgtattttataaaagaaaaatgcatacAGAAGGGAGATATGGTGCATGTTGAGCTTAAGTTACAGCTGAAAGACGACCTTTTGGTTGGAGAGGGGTATGAGCGGAGCAGGAAAGCTGCGAAAGGAGAAGCAGCATGTCATTTGTTGAAGGAACTTGAG aatagaggaattTCATGCTCCCGGAAGAAGAGAAAGCTGGAGTCTGACCATGCGCGTGATTCACCTGCTTTAGACTTAGAAATTGATGTCTGCAATCAAACGactgatgaaatttttttggagcCAATTAtcaatagaaagcaagagacaAATGAAGTTCAATTGCCTGCAGAGCCAAGTGGAGTTTCTTCCCCAGCCAGTGAATGCTCCAAGAAAGCCGGCAGTCCTGACAATGGCACCCCAG TTATTCCTCCAATCAACATGAAGAAAGGAGGACCTCGGACCTGTCTTTATGTATTATGTAAGAAAGTGCAGTGGCCAATGCCTACATTCAAATCAACGGAAAAGAAATCAAG TACACCGATCGAATTTGGCGAAGGGTCCGAAATAAGAACGGGGTTTAACAGTTATgtatcaaggataatcttgcacATTCCGAAATATGGCAGCCTTGAATGCACAGGAGATGCTAGAGCTGATAAGAAGAGCTCACTTGACTCTGCGGCGCTTGCCATGCTTTATGAGCTCGAACAACAGGGAAAACTCGTCATTAGCGGCTCCTAA
- the LOC132182953 gene encoding probable glucan endo-1,3-beta-glucosidase A6 — protein sequence MGFVFLLFLSLFVSFSGAEMSGKVGVNYGQLGNNLPSPSRSVELIKSLNAKRVKIYDANPDILKALKHTDIQVCIMVPNQLIVNISGNQTLADDWVRSNVVPFYPDTMIRYLLVGNEIISSSDTQTWDNLVPAMRKISSSLKAHGIRKVKVGTPSAMDVLQSSFPPSNGTFRSDVSGRVMKPMLQFLNRTKSFFFLDVYPYFPWSSDPVNIKLDYALLQPTNTTYTDPGSGLTYTNLFDQMVDAVIFAMNRLGYPDIRVFIAETGWPNGGDYDQIGCNIYNAATYNRNVVKKFTSKPPVGTPARPGRVLPSFIFSLYNENQKPGPGTERHFGLLYPNGSGVYGIDLTGETPESEFKPLPEPTNNEPYKGKIWCMVAKGANRSAVGSALSYACSQGNKTCDPIQPGGKCHKPDSLVWHASYAFSSYWSQFKKVGGTCSFNGLAAQTIKDPSYGSCKFPSVTL from the exons ATGGGTTTTGTTTTTCtgctctttctctccctctttgtCTCCTTTTCCG gCGCGGAGATGTCGGGGAAGGTCGGGGTAAACTACGGCCAGCTAGGGAACAATCTGCCGTCGCCGTCACGGTCGGTGGAGCTTATCAAATCCCTGAATGCTAAGCGGGTGAAGATCTACGATGCCAACCCGGATATCCTCAAAGCCCTCAAGCACACGGACATTCAAGTCTGCATTATGGTCCCCAACCAGCTCATCGTCAACATCTCCGGCAACCAAACCCTCGCCGACGACTGGGTCCGATCCAACGTGGTGCCATTTTACCCGGATACCATGATCCGGTACCTCCTCGTCGGCAATGAAATCATCAGCTCCTCCGACACCCAAACCTGGGACAACCTCGTCCCTGCAATGCGCAAAATCAGTAGTTCCCTGAAAGCCCATGGCATCCGCAAGGTCAAAGTCGGGACCCCTTCTGCAATGGACGTCCTACAATCATCATTTCCACCCTCCAACGGCACTTTCCGGTCGGACGTTTCGGGTCGGGTCATGAAACCCATGTTGCAGTTCCTGAACCGGACCAAGTCCTTTTTCTTCCTGGATGTGTACCCGTATTTCCCTTGGTCCTCCGACCCGGTCAATATCAAACTAGACTACGCTCTGTTGCAGCCCACGAACACCACCTATACGGACCCGGGTTCGGGTCTTACCTACACCAACCTGTTTGACCAAATGGTCGACGCTGTGATTTTCGCTATGAACCGACTCGGGTACCCGGATATCCGGGTCTTTATTGCCGAAACGGGTTGGCCCAACGGCGGCGATTATGACCAGATTGGCTGCAACATTTACAACGCTGCCACTTACAATCGCAACGTGGTCAAGAAGTTCACGTCCAAGCCACCGGTGGGTACGCCGGCCCGGCCGGGTAGGGTCCTGCCGTCGTTCATTTTCTCGCTGTACAACGAGAATCAGAAACCGGGCCCGGGCACGGAGCGTCATTTCGGGTTGTTGTACCCGAACGGGTCGGGTGTGTACGGGATAGACTTGACCGGAGAAACGCCAGAGTCGGAGTTCAAGCCGTTGCCGGAGCCGACGAACAACGAGCCGTACAAGGGGAAGATATGGTGTATGGTGGCAAAGGGAGCGAATAGGAGTGCTGTTGGGTCGGCGTTGTCGTACGCATGCTCGCAGGGGAACAAAACTTGTGACCCGATCCAACCCGGTGGAAAGTGCCATAAACCCGATTCGTTGGTTTGGCACGCGAGCTACGCGTTTAGTTCCTATTGGTCGCAGTTCAAGAAGGTCGGTGGGACCTGCTCCTTCAATGGGCTCGCTGCGCAGACAATAAAGGATCCAA GTTATGGATCCTGCAAGTTTCCAAGTGTGACACTTTGA
- the LOC132173901 gene encoding uncharacterized protein LOC132173901 produces MRRFNPTWFKEYKWLEYSKEKDAAYCLYCYLFKPDIGNQAGGETFVTEGFSNWKKKEKFEGHVGAHNSAHNQARQKCEALLNHKQSIITFFDKQSDQQKMIYRTRLNASVDCIRFLQQQGLAFRGHDESKGSSNQGNFRELLRFLATHNEEIDKVVLENAHENHQMIAPYIQKDITNAAASETIDAILKDLGESSFAILVDESCDISIKEQLAIVLRYVDK; encoded by the coding sequence ATGCGTCGTTTTAATCCAACATGgtttaaagaatataaatggTTGGAGTACAGTAAGGAGAAAGATGCTGcatattgcttatattgttatCTCTTCAAACCGGACATTGGAAATCAAGCAGGGGGAGAAACTTTTGTTACTGAAGGGTTTAgtaattggaaaaagaaagagaagttcgAAGGTCATGTGGGGGCTCACAATAGTGCACATAATCAAGCTCGGCAAAAATGTGAAGCTTTGTTAAACCATAAACAAAGTATCATAACATTTTTTGACAAGCAATCGGATCAGCAGAAAATGATATATAGGACTCGTTTGAATGCATCAGTTGATTGTATTCGCTTTTTACAACAACAAGGATTAGCATTTCGTGGCCATGATGAATCTAAAGGTTCAAGTAATCAAGGAAATTTTCGTGAATTGTTGCGGTTTCTTGCGACACATAATGAAGAAATTGACAAGGTAGTCTTAGAAAATGCTCATGAAAATCATCAAATGATTGCACCATACATTCAAAAAGATATAACAAATGCTGCAGCAAGTGAAACTATAGATGCTATTCTTAAAGATCTTGGAGAGTCGTCATTTGCTATCCTAGTTGATGAATCCTGTGATATATCTATTAAAGAACAATTGGCAATTGTTTTGCGTTATGTAGATAAGTGA
- the LOC132173910 gene encoding uncharacterized protein LOC132173910 → MQLQELNSCFNEANSELLLCVACLSPDDMFASFNKEKLLRLAQFYPNNFSAVQLITLDNLLETYIVDMHSSDEFATLKGIGQLAEKLVEMKKDVVYHLVYSLVTLSLILPVAIASVERAFSAMNIVKNRLRNRIGDQWMNDCLVTYIEKDIFKTISNEEIMKRFQALPVCHSVWVLILGFLSNSPLFYFVFTADLLRSLCHPPSAVGFFLEPSNEEPQRPLLR, encoded by the exons ATGCAACTCCAAGAACTTAACAGTTGCTTTAATGAAGCAAATTCTGAATTATTACTCTGTGTTGCGTGCTTGAGTCCAGATGACATGTTTGCGTCTTTTAACAAGGAGAAATTACTTCGTCTTGCTCAATTCTATCCGAATAATTTTTCAGCAGTTCAACTTATCACTTTAGACAACCTACTTGAAACATATATCGTTGACATGCATTCTAGTGATGAATTTGCAACACTCAAAGGGATTGGACAACTCGCTGAGAAATTGGTAGAGATGAAAAAGGATGTCGTATATCACTTGGTTTATTCATTGGTGACATTGTCATTGATTCTGCCAGTTGCGATAGCATCTGTTGagagagcattttcagcaatgaatattgttaaaaatcgtCTACGCAACCGAATTGGAGATCAATGGATGAATGATTGTTTGGTTACGTACATTGAGAAAGATATATTTAAGACTATCAGTAATGAAGAAATCATGAAGCGATTCCAAG CTTTGCCTGTGTGCCACTCAGTGTGGGTGTTGATTTTggggtttctttcaaactcccccttgttttattttgtgtttactGCTGATCTCCTTCGCTCGCTTTGCCACCCACCGTCTGCTGTTGGGTTTTTCCTTGAACCCTCCAACGAAGAGCCTCAACGCCCCCTGCTGCGATGA